The Microbacter margulisiae genomic sequence TGAATTGTGGTACTGTATACAATATGTACATGCTGAAACAAAACAAAAACAATGTAGCGAAGTAAAGCAGGAAAACCATACTCTTCAAACATTTAAAATTGCCTTGTTTGATACCTGCTGCTGCCTATGCTTAAGGCCATCTCAAGGCTACCTCAAATATAGTAAAAACTCATTATAAATATAGATATAACTTATATAAAGCAGATATATTACTCCTCTTTAAAAAGGAGCTATATATATACTACATATATGCTATATATATACTATATATATGCTATAAATAGATTTGAGCAGGCCTTGAGGTGGCTTTAAGGTGGCCTAAAGATCAGAAGGACGTCCTTATGGTGTAATGCCTGAACAACTATCACTCACGCGCAACACGACGATTTCCCATAAGCTTGTTTTTGCAATATTTATGATAAAAATTCGACATAAATCATCCCGATACCCTTGCCTTTTCCTCTCCCTGACTTCCTGGGTTTTCACCCTCTTCAGCTATGCCGCCAAAGAATATTTTCAATTTTGGCCGGAGCCTGCACCGCATTACCGGTTGGAGCGGCACCATGAGAGTAGTGAATAAACAGACGTTCATCTACATAGTAACAGGGAATGCAACATCAATCAATTTACTATTTTCAAATTCTTGGAGCTTCTCATTCCTAGGCTGGTAGAACTGCGGCGAGGGGCACCTCCTAGCGTTTCCTTATACGCTTATATCTTGCGCCAATGCGGATCAAAAACGTTTGAAGTTCGGGAGGCTCGACTCTGTGACCGTAACCAACTCTGTGCAATAACTCTACACAATAGGCGACACTCCACCTGCTTCTGCCGGAGAGGAAAACCTCATTACCGGACTCAGCACCAAAGCCTGTTTCCGGCTAGCCCAGCCGGGAAATAGCCGAAAAAAAACACTCTACATCTATTTTCATTGGTACAACACCAAACGTCCCAACCTGTCAGACACTGGAGTACCTTAAAAGATGAGTTGACTTTATAAATGAGAAGAGGAAACTAACTATCAAGAGATGTTTGCATATTTTGCGTTGACAAAACAAAAAAATGATGCGGAATCCACCTGTGGGTAGAAGCTACAGCCACAATTATCCAGATAAATTACAACAAGCCCATGATTGATTATTCTTGACTGGCTACGCTTTATATTGTTTCTTGCTATTTCTCAGAGTCGCTTTTTACTCAACTAATCTTTTTAAGCTGATTCGTTTTTTGTTTTTCAATTTGTTATTCAGCTCACTGCCATTTGCATACCTATACAACCTGGATGGTATGGAAGTCGTTTTAGATGACATATCTTATACATAAATCCATTTAGTCAGCCCATCTTATAATCTCAAATTTGAATTCGGATTGCTTTATAGGATTTATTTGTATGTTGTTGAATCCGCCAATGTATTTAACCTCGCCTTCTGTGTTCCAACTTCCTCTCGTAAATTTAAGTTCTACAGGTGATTGTACTGTTAATTTAATAACCCTTACATAATCGGATTCACGATTCATTTTAATTTGATCCGGATTCCAATCTCCAAGAGACTTCTGGTTACCTGTTACAAAAACTGTGTCATTTTTATTCGGCACTTTCACCTTGATTTGAATATCATAAGTTTCATCGGAAAGCTTTGTTTTTAGGGTGTCTAAGTACTTAAAATATTGTTTCAGGCCATACGCTAAGCTTGGAGCAAATGTTGACCAATGCGATTCATCTGGAAATTGCCGAATCACGACATGGATATTTTTGAAATTCTTCGAGGCCCCAAAGAAAGAATAAACTTTATTTCTTGCTGGAATCCATTGTTCCCAATAGCCGACTCCTTCATTGGCATTACTTAAATACAAAAATGTATGGTCTAATTGATGATAATCAAAGCGCAATAGCTCGTTGGCAATCCTTTCATTATCGTAGGCCAAATTAGGTGATATAGCGAAATAAGCATTAAATAAATGAGGCTCTTTAACCATCGAATGGAGAATAAAGGATGCACTTAAAGAGTGTCCAATGGCAATTCTTTGGGCCCCGACCCTGTAATGATTTTCTATATATGGAATGACTTCATATTGCACATATCTCAAAAAGTTGTCAGCATTACCGAAGTATTTACCATAGCGCTTTTTAGCGCTTTCTGTTTCTAATATAGGTAGATAATCATTATTTCGGGCATAATCATATTTTTTTATGTACGGAGAGGTAATTCCGACCACAATGTATTGTTTTGTTGCATCAGATAAAAAACTGATTATCGAATGTGTATAATCAAAAAGCTCTCTGTTTTGAGCATCAAATACGTAGATTACATTATAAACTACCAATTTATTCTCTTCGTAATTCTGGGGTGTATAAACCAAAATTTCACGCTTCTGGTGCAATGCCTTTGAGTATATTTTGATATTCTCTATTTTGGCTATTTCTTGTCCCAAAACCAGATGGGCTGCAAATAACAGAATAATGAATGTAATTGATTGTCTCATATTGGTTCCGGTTTAATCCCTTTGATATATAAAATGCAATGTCATCATCTTTATTAATTCCGAGTTGCTTATTTACAGTCCATATATTGATGATTCACTGTGCAAATATATTTTTTTCTTCGCATATTATGCCTTTGGTTTAAGGATTTATCCAAAAAAAAATCTTTGAAGAAGATATAATTTTCTTCCAGATAAATCTTGCGATTACTACAAGAACATACTCATTGAATTATAATCAGCAAAAAAACAATAAATGAAAAGGTTGAAGGAAATCGAGAGTTATAATCTCCACATTAACACATTATAAAATGCTTTCTCACGCACAACAACGCCATAATGGCATATATTTTTTAAATAAATTATGACATTTTGACACAACAAATACTTCATTCCACTTGGCAAACAATTTGTTTCCATAGAAAAAAACAGACATACGACTACAACTATGAACTTTAATAACTTTACAATCAAATCGCAGGAGGCTGTCCAGGAAGCCATTGACACCGCGCAACGCAACCACCAACAGGCTATTGAGCCCCAACATCTGCTCAAGGCTGTGATAAAGGTGGGCAACGACATCGTGCAATTCCTTTTCGGCAAAACGGGAGTAAACGCTTCCATCATCTCGTCCACGGTTGATCAGATGGTCGAATCGCTTCCGAAGGTAACCGGAGGCGAGCCCTACCTGAGCCGTGAGAGCAATGCCGTGCTGCAAAAAGCCATTGACTATTCAGGTAAGGAAGGCGACCAGTATGTGTCGCTTGAATTTGTCCTGTTGGCGCTCTTCACCGAGAAAAGCCAGGTAGCCACCCTGTTGAAAGACGCCGGCCTGACCGAGGCTGCACTTCGCGCTGCCATCACGGAACTGCGTAAAGGCAACAAGGTGAACGACCCTTCTGCAGAAGAGACTTATAACGGGCTGAACAAATATGCCATCAACCTTAATGAGCGTGCCCGCTCCGGCAAGCTCGACCCGGTGATTGGCCGCGATGAAGAGATCAGGCGGATACTGCAAATTTTAAGCCGCCGTACCAAAAACAACCCTATCCTGATCGGAGAGCCCGGTACGGGGAAAACGGCGATTGCCGAAGGGTTAGCACATCGTATCGTTCGCGGTGACGTGCCCGAAAACCTGAAATCGAAGCAGATCTTTTCGCTCGACATGGGGGCATTGATTGCAGGAGCAAAGTACAAAGGCGAATTTGAAGAACGGCTGAAATCGGTAATCAACGAGGTCATCCAGTCCAATGGAGAGGTGGTGCTGTTTATCGACGAAATCCACACCCTGGTAGGCGCCGGCAAAAGCGAAGGGGCTATGGATGCCGCCAACATACTGAAACCGGCGTTGGCACGTGGTGAGTTACGGGCTATTGGGGCAACTACACTCAACGAATACCAGAAGTATTTCGAAAAAGATAAGGCACTGGAACGTCGTTTCCAGATTGTGATGGTGGAAGAACCGGACGAAGCCGATGCCATTTCCATTTTGCGGGGATTAAAAGAACGGTATGAAAATCACCATAAAGTACGGATCAAAGATGAAGCTATCATTGCTGCAGTAGAGCTTTCGAGCCGCTACATCACTGACCGGTTTTTGCCCGACAAGGCTATTGACCTGATGGATGAAGCTGCTGCCCGGCTTCGCTTGCAGGTGGATTCCGTCCCTGAAGAGCTGGACGAGATATCGCGCAGGATCAAACAACTTGAGATCGAACGGGAAGCTATCAAGCGCGAAAACGACACCTTCAAGCTGGAACAGTTGAACCGCGAAATTGCCGAGTTGAAAGAACAGGAAAACGAGCACAAGGCAAAATGGCTGTCGGAGAAAGAGGTGATGAACCAGATTCAACAAGCCAAAATAGAGATCGAAAACCTGAAGTTCGATGCCGACAAAGCCGAACGGGAAGGCAATTATGGTAAAGTAGCTGAAATCCGATATGGAAAGGTCAAAGAACTGGAACAACGCATCGAAGCCAGCAAGGACAAACTGAAAACATTGCAGGGCGACTCGCCGATGATCAAGGAAGAGGTGGACGCAGAAGATATTGCAGATATTGTTTCAAGATGGACGGGAATCCCGGTAAGCAAAATGTTGCAGGCCGAAAAAGAGAAACTGTTGCATCTCGAAGAAGAGCTCCACCTGCGTGTCATTGGACAGGACGAAGCTATCAGCGTGGTGGCCGATGCCGTTCGACGTAGCCGTGCCGGGTTGAGTGACCCGAAACGACCCATCGGATCGTTCATCTTCATGGGAACCACCGGCGTCGGGAAGACAGAGCTCGCCAAAGCATTAGCCGAGTTCCTGTTTGACGACGAGAATATGATGACGCGTATCGACATGTCGGAATACCAGGAAAAATTCTCTGTGACGCGGCTTATCGGATCGCCTCCGGGATATGTGGGTTACGACGAAGGTGGACAACTGACCGAGGCAATCCGCCGCAAACCCTATTCGGTAGTGTTGTTTGATGAAATCGAGAAAGCGCATCCAGACGTGTTCAACGTGCTGCTGCAAGTATTGGATGATGGCCGTTTGACTGACAATAAAGGACGTACGGTGAATTTCAAGAACACCATAATCATCATGACATCGAATCTGGGGTCATCGCTGATACGCGAAAACTTTTCGAGAATGAATGCTTTCAACAGGGAAGAAATCATTGAAAAGACCAGAAGTGAGGTGTTTGAGATGCTGAAACAGGCTATCCGCCCGGAATTTCTGAACAGGATTGATGAACTGGTGATGTTTGCTCCGCTCAATGAAGCTGAGATCAAACAAATTGTCAAACTTCAGATCGAACATATTCAACAGCAGTTGCAGGAGAATGGGGTGACACTGGAACTCAGCGATGCCGCCCTGACGGAAATTGCGAAAGAAGGATTTGATCCTCAATTCGGGGCACGACCGATAAAAAGAGTTATCCAGCGGGAGATCCTTAACGAACTCAGCAGGCGGCTTATCGCTCAAACCGTCGACCGCAACAAACCCATCAGGATAGATGCCGACAATGGAACGCTGACCTTTGCAAATTGATTAATTCCATATAAACAGCAAGAAGTTAAAGAAGAACATCAACCAGTAGTTAGTAGTTGACAGATAAAAATCCGAGAATCTGAAATTAAATAAGTTACAATATATCAATAAAATAGAGAAGACGGAAAGTTAATTCAACATTTCTATAACAGGTTGACCTTTGACTTGAGATCTGTTGTTGACTATAGATTCTTGTTTTTTACTCATTCCTTCTGTCCCTCAGCCCATCAATCCCTACCAGCAACCATCTACGAAATGTTTAGTGAGGCCTTTCCAATGAAGGCCTCACTTTGTAGATCAATTCAAACCTGTTGTTTCATGGTTCGTAAGAAAAACCTAATAGATCGATTCAATATTCCAGACAAATGCGTGAATACCTACTTCAGGATTAATACTGTCAATTTTTTTCACAGCATCGAAAATAGGTTGCACCTTTTCTTCAGGAACAACAGTAAGCACCGCCGAGTTCATTTCCGGCCAGGTATGAGTACCGAAACGTGGCTCGCCATCAACTGATCCGCACCCCTGTACTTCGGCCCACCAGCTATAACCCCGGATGGACAAACGATCGAGCACAAATTTTATCCGTTCCGTATTCGATTGATTAAATACAATATAAACTGCTTTCATACGTATATTTTTATTTTTTCATACTAAGGATGCCGAAACGCACCATAAAAATCATGACCCTAAGAATATCTTATTTTCGGGTTCGTTTCATCTGAACATCATTTTGATTGCATAGACAATAACAGCATATCTGCCTGTTCGTTAATCCATAAAATGAAACTCTTTTCGCACAACACTTTCCTTGTCGCGTTCGCCACGTCTGGAGAGGATGGCGTACATCACAGGGACAATGATCAAAGTAACCATCGTGGAAAATACCAATCCACCAATTACCGTGATTCCCATTGGCGTCCATGTCTCAGCGCCATCGCCCACACTTAACGCCATCGGCACCATACCCAGGAACGTTGCGGAAGCCGTCATCAAGACCGGGCGCAGACGCGAACGTCCGCCTTTTTCAATTGCCTCATTCAAAGGCAGCCCCCTATCCCGCAACAGGTTGATAAAGTCCACCATCACAATACCATTTTTCACCACAATTCCCACCAGCAGAACCGATCCAAGGGCCGCGATGATTCCCAGTTTCACGCCGGTCAGCAGCAAGGCCAGAATCACTCCCGTGAAAGCAAAAGGAATGGAGAACATGATAGCAAATGGTTTCGAGAACGACTCAAATTGTGAAGCCATAACAATAAATACCAGCAAGATGACCAGAACCAGCAATAACCCCAAATCTTTGAAGGAATCCTGTTGATCCTTGTAAATACCGCCTAAGACAATCTGCACATCCGAAGGCACATTCATCTTTGCAATTTTAGCCTTTACCTCAGTGGCCAACGTGCTCAACGACACATTAACCGGGGTGATGGAAACCGTCACGATACGCTGTTTCTCTTTATGGTCAATGTTAGGCGGAGCCCAAAATTCCTTAATCGTTCCAAGCTCTTTCAATGCTACATTACCACCCTGCGGTGTAGGAATCAGCAACTCCTGAAGTGCGGAAATAGAGCTCCGCTCATCAGCATTCAACCGCACAATAATATCATATTCATCGCCCTGCTCATGAAATTTGCTTGCCGTCATCCCATTCACATAATCATGAATCATGGTTGACACACCTGCATTGGTGAGACCATACATGGCCAGCTTCTGGCGGTCGAGAGAAACTTCCAGTTCAGGTTGATCGGGCTTCCGGCTGATTTGTACATCACGCACTCCACCCAAACCCGTTACAGCACGTTTAATTTCCTGTGCCAGACGATCGGTTTCATCAAAGTCATATCCGTAAATCTCAATATCAAAGGTAGAAGAGCTGCCGAATGAAACCCCACCGGTAGAAATATGATAATCAACAATCTCAGGAAGTTTTGCTATTTCCGGACGAATCGCATCGGCTATCTGAACATCGGAGCGTTTCCGCTGGTTGATCGGCTTCAAGCTCAAAGTCATATTGATAATGTTACTCCCGGCAGACGAATTGAAAATAGCGGCAATACCTCCCTGGTCGTTAGCCCCTACGGCAGTCGTCACCAAATTCATTTCTGGCACTTTCTTAGCCAGGATATCTTCAATTTTGCGGGCTGTTTGTGACGTCAGTTCCACACGGGTTCCCGGAGCAAGTTGAGCCGTAATTTGCAATCGGCTTTGATCGGAAGTGGGTAAAAATTCCGTTCCAACAAACTGTCCCAAATAAATAGAGATAGCAAATATGACAAAAGCCCCCCCTACAACCCATCTTTTATGCCCCAGAGCCCAGTGTATTTTCCGTTCATACCAGTGATCCAAATGATTCAGCCATTTACCAATGGTATTATCCCAACTTAATTTTGTTGAATTCTTTTCTGCCTGCGTTTTCAACCGAAGCAGCCGTGATGACAACATTGGGGTAATCGTAATAGCAGCCAAAGTAGAGGTAACCACCGTAATGGAAACGATCCATCCCAACTGATTAAACATAACACCGGTAATCCCTGAAATGAATGTCAACGGCATAAACACAGCGACCACCACCATCGTTGTGACAATAACGGCAAGCCAGACTTCATTGGTGGCATAAATGGCTGCATCGCGCGGACTACTCCCTCGTTCAATATGCTTGGTGATATTCTCCAACACCACTATAGCGTCATCAACCACCATCCCGATGGCTATGGATAATGATGACAATGAAATAATATTCAGTGAATTATTTGTCAAAGCAAGATAAATCAACGCCGTAATCAACGAGATAGGAATGGTTAGCAACACAATAAAGGTAGCCCTCCAACGTCCTAAAAAGAAGAATACAACACCGGCCACAAAAATCAGGGCAAAAAGCAAAGCATCCGACAAATTGGTAACAGAACCTTTGATAAAGGATGCTGAGTCAAATACCTCTTTCACATGTACATCCGAAGGAAGGGTCTTCTCAATCTGAGTCAGCATAGCCTTAACATCATGGGCTACTGCCACCGTATTGGCTCCTGATTGTTTCATAACCATCAGCTGGATTCCATTCTTTCCGTTCTCCTTGGTAATCATGGTAGCATCTTTCAACGTATCACGTACCGTAGCCAGATCTTTTACCAAAACCTGCGTTCCGTTGACCGTTCCCACCACTACATTGCGCACCTGATTGCTTTCTGTAAACTGGCCCTGTACGCGCAAC encodes the following:
- a CDS encoding alpha/beta hydrolase-fold protein, which produces MGQEIAKIENIKIYSKALHQKREILVYTPQNYEENKLVVYNVIYVFDAQNRELFDYTHSIISFLSDATKQYIVVGITSPYIKKYDYARNNDYLPILETESAKKRYGKYFGNADNFLRYVQYEVIPYIENHYRVGAQRIAIGHSLSASFILHSMVKEPHLFNAYFAISPNLAYDNERIANELLRFDYHQLDHTFLYLSNANEGVGYWEQWIPARNKVYSFFGASKNFKNIHVVIRQFPDESHWSTFAPSLAYGLKQYFKYLDTLKTKLSDETYDIQIKVKVPNKNDTVFVTGNQKSLGDWNPDQIKMNRESDYVRVIKLTVQSPVELKFTRGSWNTEGEVKYIGGFNNIQINPIKQSEFKFEIIRWAD
- the clpB gene encoding ATP-dependent chaperone ClpB → MNFNNFTIKSQEAVQEAIDTAQRNHQQAIEPQHLLKAVIKVGNDIVQFLFGKTGVNASIISSTVDQMVESLPKVTGGEPYLSRESNAVLQKAIDYSGKEGDQYVSLEFVLLALFTEKSQVATLLKDAGLTEAALRAAITELRKGNKVNDPSAEETYNGLNKYAINLNERARSGKLDPVIGRDEEIRRILQILSRRTKNNPILIGEPGTGKTAIAEGLAHRIVRGDVPENLKSKQIFSLDMGALIAGAKYKGEFEERLKSVINEVIQSNGEVVLFIDEIHTLVGAGKSEGAMDAANILKPALARGELRAIGATTLNEYQKYFEKDKALERRFQIVMVEEPDEADAISILRGLKERYENHHKVRIKDEAIIAAVELSSRYITDRFLPDKAIDLMDEAAARLRLQVDSVPEELDEISRRIKQLEIEREAIKRENDTFKLEQLNREIAELKEQENEHKAKWLSEKEVMNQIQQAKIEIENLKFDADKAEREGNYGKVAEIRYGKVKELEQRIEASKDKLKTLQGDSPMIKEEVDAEDIADIVSRWTGIPVSKMLQAEKEKLLHLEEELHLRVIGQDEAISVVADAVRRSRAGLSDPKRPIGSFIFMGTTGVGKTELAKALAEFLFDDENMMTRIDMSEYQEKFSVTRLIGSPPGYVGYDEGGQLTEAIRRKPYSVVLFDEIEKAHPDVFNVLLQVLDDGRLTDNKGRTVNFKNTIIIMTSNLGSSLIRENFSRMNAFNREEIIEKTRSEVFEMLKQAIRPEFLNRIDELVMFAPLNEAEIKQIVKLQIEHIQQQLQENGVTLELSDAALTEIAKEGFDPQFGARPIKRVIQREILNELSRRLIAQTVDRNKPIRIDADNGTLTFAN
- a CDS encoding PG0541 family transporter-associated protein, with translation MKAVYIVFNQSNTERIKFVLDRLSIRGYSWWAEVQGCGSVDGEPRFGTHTWPEMNSAVLTVVPEEKVQPIFDAVKKIDSINPEVGIHAFVWNIESIY
- a CDS encoding efflux RND transporter permease subunit, which encodes MSIYKSAVNNPITTMMIFVGIVVFGLYSLTRLPIDFYPKMDLPMISVVTTYSGANASDIETNITKPLEDALNGIEGLKDLTSTSQDNLSVITLEFEWGTNLDESMNDIRTAIDGVYPNLPDGCQRPAVIKFSTSMMPILMYSVTATDSYPGLEKIINDKIVNPLNRIDGIGSVTMNGAPERTIYVDVDKNKLAAYHMSLEQIGNAIGARNLNTPSGDVKMGAMDYQLRVQGQFTESNQVRNVVVGTVNGTQVLVKDLATVRDTLKDATMITKENGKNGIQLMVMKQSGANTVAVAHDVKAMLTQIEKTLPSDVHVKEVFDSASFIKGSVTNLSDALLFALIFVAGVVFFFLGRWRATFIVLLTIPISLITALIYLALTNNSLNIISLSSLSIAIGMVVDDAIVVLENITKHIERGSSPRDAAIYATNEVWLAVIVTTMVVVAVFMPLTFISGITGVMFNQLGWIVSITVVTSTLAAITITPMLSSRLLRLKTQAEKNSTKLSWDNTIGKWLNHLDHWYERKIHWALGHKRWVVGGAFVIFAISIYLGQFVGTEFLPTSDQSRLQITAQLAPGTRVELTSQTARKIEDILAKKVPEMNLVTTAVGANDQGGIAAIFNSSAGSNIINMTLSLKPINQRKRSDVQIADAIRPEIAKLPEIVDYHISTGGVSFGSSSTFDIEIYGYDFDETDRLAQEIKRAVTGLGGVRDVQISRKPDQPELEVSLDRQKLAMYGLTNAGVSTMIHDYVNGMTASKFHEQGDEYDIIVRLNADERSSISALQELLIPTPQGGNVALKELGTIKEFWAPPNIDHKEKQRIVTVSITPVNVSLSTLATEVKAKIAKMNVPSDVQIVLGGIYKDQQDSFKDLGLLLVLVILLVFIVMASQFESFSKPFAIMFSIPFAFTGVILALLLTGVKLGIIAALGSVLLVGIVVKNGIVMVDFINLLRDRGLPLNEAIEKGGRSRLRPVLMTASATFLGMVPMALSVGDGAETWTPMGITVIGGLVFSTMVTLIIVPVMYAILSRRGERDKESVVRKEFHFMD